Proteins encoded within one genomic window of Amycolatopsis sp. 2-15:
- a CDS encoding CPBP family intramembrane glutamic endopeptidase gives MSTTERSGIRSWLLPLPPDSPAPIVDEKERRAVKFELVLVFGITLGLSGAHSLLSLVDSLLRPVPLAQQQVQLNVPQAAASLLDLLQQLLNALQLVGWGGLGLYLLWRAGLKIRDIGLDRRSPGSDALITLGLAAVIGIPGLGLYFLSYHLGFSLAVQPSTLGDTWWRPIALTLSAFGNAFAEEVLVIGYLLTRLRQLGVRENNSLVGAAVLRGSYHLYQGFGGFVGNFVMGLVFGRLWQRTNRLWPLVAAHTLFDVVSFVGYSLLKGHLSWLP, from the coding sequence ATGAGCACGACAGAGCGATCGGGCATCAGGTCCTGGCTGCTGCCCCTTCCGCCCGATTCGCCCGCCCCGATCGTGGACGAGAAGGAGCGCCGGGCCGTCAAGTTCGAGCTGGTGCTCGTGTTCGGCATCACGCTCGGCCTCTCCGGCGCGCACAGCCTCCTGTCCCTTGTGGACTCCCTGTTGCGCCCGGTCCCACTGGCGCAGCAACAAGTGCAGCTCAACGTCCCGCAGGCCGCCGCCAGCCTGCTCGACCTGCTGCAGCAGCTGCTCAACGCCCTGCAGCTCGTCGGCTGGGGTGGGCTCGGCCTGTACCTGCTGTGGCGCGCCGGCCTCAAGATCCGCGACATCGGCCTCGACCGCCGCTCCCCCGGGTCCGACGCACTGATCACCCTCGGCCTCGCCGCCGTGATCGGGATTCCCGGGCTGGGCCTGTACTTCCTCTCCTACCACCTCGGCTTCAGCCTCGCGGTGCAACCGTCCACATTGGGCGACACGTGGTGGCGCCCGATCGCGCTCACGCTCTCGGCGTTCGGCAACGCGTTCGCCGAAGAGGTGCTCGTGATCGGCTACCTGCTCACGCGGCTGCGCCAGCTCGGGGTGCGCGAGAACAATTCGCTCGTCGGCGCCGCGGTGCTCCGCGGCTCGTACCACCTGTACCAGGGGTTCGGCGGGTTCGTCGGCAACTTCGTGATGGGCCTGGTGTTCGGCCGCCTCTGGCAGCGCACCAACCGGCTGTGGCCACTGGTCGCCGCGCACACCCTTTTTGACGTGGTGTCTTTCGTCGGATATTCACTCCTGAAAGGTCATCTTTCCTGGCTCCCCTGA
- a CDS encoding arginine deiminase has product MDSEVGPLRAVLLHRPGNELKRLTPRNNDQLLFDSIPWVDRAQQEHDAFAEVLRGRGVEVLLLADTLRTALEDQRAHTAGVHAAVDELRLGADLADSLRSHLSGVDASTLAEVLMAGMTFEELPSSEGSSLVRMMRDPHEFAVDPLPNLLFTRDSSAWIGDRVAISSLTMPARRRETAVLDLVYAYHPRFRHAARAYGAHSAPIEGGDVMLLAPGVLAIGVGERTTPAGAESLARSVFADGLAHTVLAVPIEQSRATMHLDTVCTMVAADAVVMYPLARDSLTAFTVRPTGDGGVKVAGPAPFLSAAAEAMGIDRLRVIDTGLDPVTAEREQWDDGNNTLALAPGVVVGYERNFETNERLADAGIEVLAIAGSELGSGRGGPRCMSCPIVRDTI; this is encoded by the coding sequence GTGGACAGCGAAGTCGGACCCCTTCGTGCAGTTCTCCTGCACCGGCCGGGAAACGAGCTCAAAAGGCTGACGCCCCGCAACAACGACCAGCTCCTCTTCGACTCCATCCCGTGGGTGGACCGGGCCCAGCAAGAGCACGACGCGTTCGCGGAAGTGCTTCGCGGCCGCGGCGTCGAAGTGCTCCTGCTGGCGGACACCTTGCGCACGGCGCTGGAGGACCAACGCGCGCACACCGCGGGCGTCCACGCGGCTGTGGATGAACTGCGCCTCGGTGCCGACCTCGCGGATTCGCTGCGCTCGCACCTGAGCGGCGTCGACGCGAGCACGCTCGCCGAAGTCCTCATGGCGGGCATGACGTTCGAGGAGCTGCCGTCGTCGGAGGGCTCGTCGCTGGTGCGGATGATGCGCGACCCGCACGAGTTCGCCGTCGACCCGCTGCCGAACCTGCTGTTCACGCGCGACTCGTCGGCGTGGATCGGCGACCGCGTGGCGATCTCGTCGCTGACCATGCCCGCGCGGCGGCGCGAAACGGCCGTGCTCGACCTCGTGTACGCCTACCACCCGCGCTTCCGCCACGCGGCGCGCGCGTACGGCGCTCACTCCGCGCCCATCGAGGGCGGCGACGTGATGCTGCTGGCCCCGGGCGTGCTGGCCATCGGCGTCGGCGAGCGCACCACGCCGGCGGGCGCGGAGTCGCTCGCCCGCTCGGTGTTCGCCGACGGCCTCGCGCACACCGTGCTCGCCGTGCCCATCGAGCAGTCCCGCGCGACGATGCACCTGGACACGGTGTGCACGATGGTCGCAGCCGACGCCGTCGTGATGTACCCGCTCGCACGCGATTCGCTCACCGCGTTCACCGTGCGTCCGACCGGCGACGGCGGAGTGAAAGTCGCGGGGCCGGCCCCGTTCCTGAGCGCCGCCGCCGAGGCGATGGGCATCGACCGCCTGCGCGTGATCGACACCGGGCTCGACCCGGTGACCGCCGAACGCGAGCAATGGGACGACGGCAACAACACCCTCGCGCTGGCCCCCGGCGTCGTCGTCGGATACGAGCGCAACTTCGAGACGAACGAACGCCTGGCCGACGCCGGGATCGAGGTACTGGCCATCGCCGGATCCGAGCTGGGTTCGGGTCGCGGCGGCCCGCGCTGCATGTCGTGCCCGATCGTACGAGACACGATATAA
- a CDS encoding DUF2470 domain-containing protein yields MTEAPTSVRRPPAPNPAERAKTIATRNGPATIMPTVERADCEAERVVPVLHHVHHSGSVSILLPDEHPMVRTSRQTQRGELAVMVELADHAPVELREPIRGLLWITGWLRPLSAVSARARAVSIAEQRPDERLLDVGHGLTLLRLTPASLVLADAEGTHSLRPHMFSAAPPDPFHSYEAEWLRHLESDHSDVVEQLAQHLPPGLQHGRIRPLGLDRYGLRLRVESDTGDHDVRLAFSQSIDSPPKLAAELRRLVGCPFLRQQHRSD; encoded by the coding sequence GTGACCGAGGCCCCGACATCCGTCCGACGCCCGCCCGCGCCGAACCCCGCCGAGCGGGCCAAGACGATCGCGACGCGCAACGGACCGGCGACGATCATGCCGACCGTCGAGCGCGCCGATTGCGAGGCCGAGCGCGTGGTGCCCGTGCTGCACCACGTGCACCACAGCGGCAGCGTCAGCATCCTTCTGCCCGACGAGCACCCGATGGTGCGCACGTCGCGGCAGACTCAGCGCGGCGAGCTCGCCGTCATGGTCGAGCTCGCCGACCACGCCCCGGTGGAGCTGCGTGAACCCATCCGCGGCCTGCTGTGGATAACCGGGTGGCTCCGGCCGCTCTCGGCGGTTTCGGCGCGCGCCCGCGCCGTGTCGATCGCCGAGCAGCGGCCGGACGAGCGGCTCCTGGACGTCGGCCACGGCCTGACGCTCCTGCGCCTGACCCCTGCGTCCCTCGTCCTGGCCGACGCGGAGGGCACGCACTCGCTGCGGCCGCACATGTTCAGCGCGGCGCCGCCGGATCCGTTCCACAGCTACGAGGCCGAGTGGCTGCGGCACCTGGAGAGCGACCACTCGGACGTCGTGGAACAGCTCGCGCAGCACCTGCCGCCGGGCCTGCAGCACGGGCGCATCCGCCCGCTCGGCCTCGACCGCTACGGCCTGCGCCTGCGCGTCGAGTCCGACACCGGCGACCACGACGTGCGCCTGGCGTTCTCCCAGTCGATCGACAGCCCGCCCAAGCTGGCCGCCGAGCTCCGCCGGCTGGTCGGCTGCCCGTTTCTCCGCCAGCAGCACCGCTCCGACTGA
- a CDS encoding PPOX class F420-dependent oxidoreductase: protein MPRTIATNTKVDRDALVEFLKPRHHAILVTTRADGRPQLSPNTCGVDAEGRIVIATYPKRAKVANLRRDSKVSVCVLSDEWNGPWVQVDGTAEVLDLPDSVEPLVDYFRSISGEHPDWDEYREAMRKQGKSLIRITIDRWGPIATGGFPPELADD from the coding sequence ATGCCTCGGACTATCGCCACCAACACGAAGGTCGACCGCGACGCGCTGGTCGAGTTCCTCAAGCCCCGCCACCACGCGATCCTCGTCACCACCCGCGCCGACGGGCGGCCCCAGCTCTCCCCGAACACGTGCGGCGTCGACGCGGAGGGGCGGATCGTGATCGCGACCTACCCGAAGCGGGCGAAGGTCGCGAACCTCCGCCGGGATTCGAAGGTGTCCGTCTGCGTGCTGTCCGACGAGTGGAACGGCCCCTGGGTCCAGGTCGACGGCACCGCCGAGGTCCTCGACCTGCCCGACTCCGTCGAGCCGCTCGTCGACTACTTCCGCAGCATCTCCGGCGAACACCCTGACTGGGACGAGTACCGCGAAGCCATGCGGAAGCAGGGCAAGAGCCTCATCCGCATCACCATCGACCGCTGGGGTCCCATCGCCACGGGCGGCTTCCCGCCGGAACTGGCGGACGACTGA